The Acidobacteriota bacterium genome segment CCGTGAACTCCGTCGCCCTGCCGGCTGTCCCACAGCCCGACGCCGCCGACCGTGAGCCGTTCGATCCCGTCAGGAGGCCGGGCACCCGGCGGGCGATGGCCAGCGAACACGTCAGGCCGGGGGAGTCGATCCCGAGAAGATGGATACAATCGCCGTGCCGCGGGTCGCGCCGGATGATGAAATCCCGTTCGACCGGCAGGCGGACCATGATCCCGGTGAAATCCATTTCAAGGTCTTCCAACCGGAGGATCGGGACATAACGTCCGGCCTGTTCCAGAAAGTGCCCGGTCGGCCGCCGATTCTTCTCATCATCCTCAGGACCGGCGGCCGGACCG includes the following:
- a CDS encoding FAD-binding oxidoreductase; the protein is MPPHRLWLNGLDVDPVSQLLRLGDERLSMAGIHLTPPFGLDRDGRVAVGDTVTVGPKFGPAAGPEDDEKNRRPTGHFLEQAGRYVPILRLEDLEMDFTGIMVRLPVERDFIIRRDPRHGDCIHLLGIDSPGLTCSLAIARRVPGLLTGSNGSRSAASGCGTAGRATEFTGRRFNASGRPWPRRRGTGPCIS